AGAAAAAAACGATCCAGAGTTTGCAAAAGCCCTTGCTTCTCATATCGACGTTTATGTCAATGATGCTTTTGGTTCAGCTCATAGAGCTCATGCCTCAACCGAAGGAGTTTGTCATTTTGTAAAACAAAAGGCTATTGGATTTCTGATGGAAAAAGAGCTCAAATATCTTGGAGAAGAGCTAAAGGATCCTCAAAGGCCTTTTGTAGTCATACTTGGTGGAGCTAAAGTTTCAGATAAGATTGAGGTTATAAATAAGCTTCTTGAAAAAGCAGACTGCCTGCTTATTGGGGGGGCGATGGCTTACACCTTCCTATTGACTATGGGACATAAAGTGGGCAAATCTCTGGTCGAAACCGATAAGAAAGCTGTTGCCCAGGAAGCTTTGGAAAAAGCCAAAGAAAGAAAGGTTAAGTTCTTGCTGCCCATTGACCATCTTGTAGCTGAATCAATTGACTTTGAGCAGAAAATAGCTAAGACTCTTGAGTTTACTGCTGCAATAGACATCCCAGAACAGAGACTTGGTGTGGATATTGGTCCCCAAACCATGGAGGCATACAGAAAAGAAATTATAACAGCCAAAACTCTTTTATGGAATGGACCGATGGGGATATTTGAGATTCCTGGCTGCGAGAAAGGCACTTTTTCAATTGCCAAGAGCATTGCTGAAAATCCTTCAGCTGTAAGCATAGTGGCTGGAGGAGACTCTATTAAAGCCTTGCACCGCAGTGGATTATCTGATAAGGTGAGTTTCATATCTACAGGTGGTGGTGCTACCCTAGATTTTCTAAAAGGAAAAGTACTGCCCGGTATAGAATCAATACCAGATAAATAATGCTTTTCATGAACGTTCGAAAAAAAATAATAGCCGGAAACTGGAAGATGAACAAAACGGTTTCCGAGGCAAAAGCTTTTGTCCATGTCCTTCTGAAAGAGTTAGAGGAATACTCCGCAGCAGATGTCGTGATTTGTCCTCCTTTTACAGCTCTCCAAGCGATCTGTGACCTGCTTAGCCAATCTTCATCTCATGTTCGACTGGGAGCTCAAAATTTGTTTCCTGCTTCTCATGGACCCTATACAGGAGAAATTTCGCCTTGGATGCTTAGGGAATTTTTCTGCCACTACGTTATCGTGGGGCATTCGGAAAGAAGGATACATCTTGGAGAGACCGATCTTTTCATCAACAAAAAGGTCAAAGCCGCCCTATCGGCTTCACTTCATCCCATACTCTGTATTGGAGAAAATTTAGAAGAACGCCAGCAGGGACTTTGGAAAGAAAAGATAAGTCAACAGCTGCAGCTAGGATTGAAAGAGGTAGAAGAAAAACAGCTCGCTGATTGTGTCATTGCTTATGAACCAATCTGGGCTATCGGTACAGGAAAAAATGCTACACCCGAACAAGCACAGGAAGTGCATCTTTTTATAAGAGAAGAAATCTCTAGACTTTTTTCCCTTCAATCCGCGCAGAAACTTCGCATTCAATATGGAGGGAGTGTTTCCCCAGAAAATGCCCAGGAACTTCTTCTTTGTCCAGATATTGATGGATTGCTTATTGGAGGAGCAAGCCTTGACGTACGCACTTTTTGTTCGATAATATTAAACAGTACAGCTTAACAGAAGCCTTTAATATTATGTATAATTTTATAATTGGTTTTTTTCTTTTCTTATATGTTCTAGTCTGCGCCTTTCTTATATTTGTCATTCTCATGCAAAGGAGTAAGCAGGAAGGTTTGGGTGCAGCCTTTGGTAGTTCGGTAACCGATACCCTTTTTGGTGCCCATACTTCTTCCATATTAATCAAAATAACGGTGTGGCTAGCAGCATTTTTCTTTTTTCTTTCACTATTACTGGATTTCTTGAATGGCCACCGGATCAGCAAACAAACCCTCATCCAACAAAAACTGCATAAGGCTGATGTAGAACAAAAACAGCCCATTTCTCCTCATAAATAAGCTCCCTATTGATTTTTCCTTGAATGGCCAAAGATTGCTGTTTTTTTTTATTTCCTCCCTTTTGTTGGCAAGTTTCCTATTTTTTCTAGAAGGATGTAATTCTAACCCAGCGGTCAATCGTATCGTCATTGTCAACGGTCCAGAACCTGAATCTCTTGATCCCCAGGTCATTACAGGGCAACTGGAAGGAAGAATCGTAAATGCTCTTTTTGAGGGACTCACTACATGGAATGCTAAAGGTGAAATTGTTCCCGCCGTTGCCGAAAAGTGGGACTGTTTAGAGGAAGGAACGCTCTACCGGTTTTATTTACGGAAAGCCTATTGGAACAATGGCAAGCCGGTTGTAGCCAATGACTTTGTTCTTTCATGGGAAAGAGCCCTTAACCCCAAGCAGGGATCTCGATATGCAGATCTCTTTTTTTGGATTAAGGGAGCTAAAGATTATAATGAAGGGAAAATCAAGGATTTTTCTTCTGTTGGCATAAAAGCCTACGGCGATACTGTCCTGGAAATAAAACTCGACTATCCCATTCCTTTTTTTCTTCAATTGGTTGCTGAACCGGTTTTTTTTCCCCTACCCATGGATACAATAAAAATCTATGGAGAAGATTGGATAAAAGTTGGTAATATGGTTTGTAATGGTCCTTACGTTCTTAAAGAATGGAGAATTAATGATCGGATCGTACTTAAAAAAAATCCTTACTATTGGGGACAAACCACTATCCAAACTCCAGAGCTAGTCTTATTGACGACATCTAAAGCCTCAACAGCTTTCAACCTTTTCTATTGTGGCATTGCTGACATCATCCTGGATAAAGGTCTTGTTCCTACCTTTTTTTTAGATAAAATTATCCATAAATCCTATTTTCACTGCTCTCCAATTTTTGCGACCTATTTTTATAGGATTAACACCCAACGCAAGGCGCTTAACGACAGCCGTATTCGTCGTGCCCTAGCCATGGCTATTGATAAATCCCGTATCGTAAAAATAATCACCCGTGGAGGAGAACTTCCCGCCGGATCTATAACTCCTCCAGGAGTTCCGGGTTATGTTTCACCCACAGGACTACCTTATGATCCAAAAAGGGCACAACAGCTACTTGCCGAAGCGGGCTATCCGGGTGGCAAAGGATTTCCTCCCCTATCTATTCTTTATAATTCAGGGGAGTTAAATGAACAGATCGCCACAGAAATTCAAGCGATGTGGTATCAAAACTTAGGGATACATGTGGGATTAAGAAACCAAGAATGGAAAGTTTACCTTAATTCTCTTTCTTCCCTGGACTTTGACATCGCTAGGTCAAGTTGGGTGGGAGACTATGCTGATCCCACAACTTTCCTTAATCTTTTTACAAAGTCTTCACCTAACAATGAGACAGGATGGTTCAACGAACACTATGAAGCTCTTATGCATAAAGCAGAAAAAACGGTCGATGAGAAACTCCGGTTCCAGATACTCCAGGAAGGAGAAAGAATTTTAGTTGAAGAAGAACTGCCTATTATTCCACTTTATTTCTATTCGGGTATTCTACTCTATGATCCTAACAAAATTGGGGGCATAGAACCTAACTTACTTGATGAACATCCTTTCTCAAAGCTCTACCTTAAAAAACCACCCAACCCATGAAAATTGGTTTTTATGGTCTTGGTCCTGCCTCTTTTCCCTACGTTAATTACAGTCTTGCCCGGTTAAATGAAATCCAACTGGCCACCGTTTTTCCTCCTCTATCCTCACTACGACTCTACTCTATTTGCTGTCTTATCGAAAAAAAGACTGAACCCCTTATTCTCTTTGGTTACAGCCGAGGAGCGATTACGGCATTGAAGTTATGCAAGATCCTGTCGCACAGGCAAAAAACAATTCAATTCCTTTATCTCATCGATCCAATCTCCTATTATAGGCAAAGAATTTGGATTCCAGAGAACGTGGAACAAGGCTTTGCCTGTTTTCAAAGAAATGGAGCAAGAACACCGTTCCTTTTCGGTCAGTTTGGAAAAGGAGTTAGGGAGTACCTCTGTAAAAACCCCTTGAAAGTTCGTTTTGAGACTGAACAAGTTAGGGTGCTCAAAAATGCCCAACCCGCAATGCATGAAGACATGGTTCATTATTGTTTTTTTGAAGCAAAAATAACGCTTCTATCTATCCTTAGAACTGCTGTTTAAGAACCGATTCAATATATAAGCCAAAATGCCACCTTGAACGTAATAATTATATTCAGCTTCATTATCAATCCGGCATATCAATGGAATCTTTTCAAACGACCCATCTGTTCTTTCTATTTCAAGAAACACCCTTTGACCTGGTTTGATAAAATCCTTACTCTCAGGTATGGAAAAGAGTTCTGTTCCATCAATTTTCGCCGTTTTTACACTTTGTCCCTTTTCAAACTCAAGGGGCAATACACCCATCCCGATCAAATTACTTCTATGAATTCTTTCAAAGCTTTCCGCAATGACTGCTCTGACTCCCAAAAGCCGCGTCCCTTTTGCTGCCCAATCCCTTGAGCTTCCTGAGCCATATTCTTTTCCAGCAAATACAATTAAAGGCACTTTCTCTTTTTCATAAAGCATAGCTGCATCATAAATAGACATCTCCACCCCATCGGGCATGTGCCTAGTATAGCCTCCCTCTTTGCCTTGAACCATTAAATTTTTCAATCGCACATTACCAAAGGTGCCTCTTACCATGACATGGTGGTTACCCCGTCTAGAACCATAACTATTAAAATCCTTAAAAGAAACTCCTTGGTTACTAAGATAGCTGCCCGCAGGAGACTTTAAGGGAATTACCCCTGCCGGGGAGATGTGATCAGTGGTTATGGAATCTCCTAAAATACACAAAGCTCTGGCTTTTACTATGGGATAAGGTTTAAGGGAATTACCCTTTAAGCTCTCTTCAAAGAAAGGGGGATACTGAATATAGGTATTGTAGGGATCCCATGAATAGAGATCGCCTGTTTGGTAATCTATAGCTTCCCATGACCGATTTTCTTCTAGAAATTCAGTGTAAAGTCTTTTAAAGGCTTCGGGACTGATCGTTTTTGCCAAAACCTCCTGAATCTCTGATGATGAGGGCCAAAGATCTCTTAAAAAAACCTCTTTAGCTTGCCAATCTTTTCCTATGGGCTCTACCCAAAGGTTTTTGAGCACAGATCCAGCCAATGCAAAGGCGACAACCAGAGGGGGAGACATAAGAAAGTTTGCTCTCACCAGGGGATGAATCCTCGCCTCAAAATTTCTGTTACCCGAAAGAACACTGGCAACGATTAGATTGTTATCTTTGATGGTTTGCTCAATCTCCTCTGAAAGTGGCCCACTATTACCAATGCAAGTTGTACATCCAAAACCAACGATTGCAAAACCAAGCTGATCGAGATACTTCTGAAGACCGCTTTTTTGAAGGTAATCTTCGACAACTCGTGAACCAGGAGCCAAAGAGGTTTTTACAAAACCCGGGACTTTTAATCCCTTAAGCACGGCCTTTTTGGCTAATAATCCTGCTCCAATCATAGCGAGCGGATTAGAGGTATTCGTACAACTGGTTATAGCCGCAATAACTACAGAGCCATCTCCAATTTCCTCAGTTTGTCTTTCTGTGACTTTCAAAAAAGGATAGGGAGCTACTCTATATCTTTTTTTAATGATTTCTGGCTCTTTCCCATATCCCTGTACAGAAGAAGGTTGAGTCAATAAAGAAAGAAATTTTTGGGGAAGCTCAGGCAGCGATAGGCGGTCCTGGGGCCTTCGTGGGCCCGAAATGGAAGGTTCAACAGAATCTAAATCCAGTTCAACAACGTGAGAATAAAGGATATCCTCAGGATTTTGAGGAACACCAAAAAGATGTTGAGCTTTATAAAAATGTTCAACTAAAGAAACTAAATTTTGTTCCCTTCCTGTCTGCTTAAGGTATAAGAGCACCTTTTCATCAATGGGAAAGAAACCCATGGTTGCTCCATATTCTGGAGCCATGTTTGCAACAGTTGCTCTATCGGGAACGGATAAGAAAGGCACTCCAGGTCCAAAAAATTCCACAATCTTTCCCACTACCCCTTCTTTTCTTAACTTCTCGGTCAGAGTAAGAACCAGATCCGTAGCCATGACTCCTTCCCTAAGAGATCCAAGCAGCCGAACCCCAACTACCTCAGGTATAGACATGTAATAGGCTTCCCCAAGCATTGCCGCTTCGGCTTCTATCCCCCCTACTCCCCATCCCACTATGCCAAGCCCATTAATCATTGTCGTGTGCGAGTCAGTTCCTAGAAGAGAGTCGGGATAGATAAGAACTGAATTTTCTTTTTGTTGGCTCAAAACCCCTTGTGCCAAATATTCAAGATTGACTTGATGACATATCCCTAATCCTGGAGGAAAAATTCTCAATCGAGAAAAAGCAGATTGAGCCCATTTCAAAAAAGAATATCGCTGGCTGTTTCTTTCGAGTTCTTTCTCCAGGTTATATTCAAGTGCGTTCTTCACTCCAAAAGTATCTACCTGTATAGAATGATCAACCACAAGATCAACCGGGATAAGCGGTTCTACCTCTTTGGGATTTTTTCCTGCTTTATATACCGCAGCCCTAAGAGCAGCAAGATCCACCAAAAGAGGTACTCCAGTAAAATCTTGAAGTAAAATTCGACCCACATAAAACGGAATTTCCTCTTTCGAAACATGGGGCCAAGATAAAAACTTTTCGACATCTTCTTTTTTTGCTTTTTTGTCTAGATGATTCCGTAGAACCGACTCAAAAATAATCCTCAACGAAACGGGCAATTTTTTTAACTGAGGAAAAAAAAGGCTCTCAAAATCAGGCAGACTAACAAAGGAATAAGAAGTTTTTGATCCAGGAATCAAAAAATTCTTAAGTAACGAAGAAAGAGGAAAAAAAGAACTCATAGTTTTATAAAATTTATCAATAGTTTTATTTTTTAGTTTATAACTTTTTCAAGAAAAATCATTTTTCTTTTTCATAATTAGGATAAGCTAAATTAAACGCCAAGCTTATCCATGAAGAAAACAAAGACATATGAATCCATCGAACTGAGTTCTTCTCAAGAAGATTACATAAAGGAGATCTTTCATTTAGCTGAGCGGGGAGAACCTGTTACCACGCTGGCGCTTGCGCAAAAAATCGGAGTCAAAGCTGCTTCTGTAACTGAAATGGTAAAAAAACTGACCAAACTTGGGCTAGTCCAAAGAAAACCTTATTACGAGATTTCACTTACCGAGACAGGAATACGCATAGCTATGGAAATTTTAAGACATCATCGGCTTTTGGAAACGTTTTTAGTTGAAAAACTAGGCTACCAATGGGACGAAGTCCATGGAGAAGCTGAGAGACTTGAGCATGTCATCAGTGAGCAGTTTGAACAAGCTATTGCTAAACTTCTTAACCATCCCCTAAGGGATCCCCATGGAGATCCGATTCCTTCCCAGGAGCTGGTCATGCCTTTCGAAGAACAAGAGCAAGAGCTTGTTACGCTGGACAAAGGAGAAAAAGCTGAAGTAAAAAGAATTATTGCACAAGATCCACAATCTCTAAGATTTTTTAATACCCTTGGATTGCTTCCTGGAACCATGGTTGAAGTGCTCGAAGTCTCGGCAGAAGAAATAACCTTGCAAATTTGGGGAAAAGCCCCTCATCAAGCCTCTATCCCTCTTTTTATAGGGAAGAAAATCAAGGTTATTCCTCGGCAACTACCTCATAGGGAATGCTCAAAAGAGTTATAATTAAAACTCTTCGGTGTCCCTTTCTTTTTAGAGATAAATGAAGACTACCCAAAGAGATCTACCTGTTAAGCGCTCCACGGTCGATTCCTGGGTAATACAAAGAGCAAAAGAAATTCTCGAAGGTAAAGAGCCAAAAATCATAAACAGGCTTTTCCCCTTTATAGGCCCTGCTTTTATCACGGCTATCGCCTACATTGATCCGGGAAACTATGCCACAAATATCGAGAGTGGTTCGAAATTCGGATACAATCTGCTTTGGGTAGTTTTATTATCCAACTTGATGGCCATGTTCGTTCAATGGCTCTCCGCCAAGTTAGGGATGATTACGGGGAAAAACCTTCCCGAATGGATAAGAGATTGGCTTAATTGCCCCTTGCTCTGTTACTTTTATTGGATTCAAGCCGAAGTCATGGCCATAGCCACAGATATGGCTGAATTTATAGGAGCAGCTATTGGCTTTAAAATCCTCTTTGGTCTTCCTTTAATATGGGGAGCCCTTCTTACAGCAACGATCACTTCCTTGATTCTTTATCTTCAAAAGCAAGGCTTCAGGCTGTTAGAAATAACCGTGGGTTCTTTCGTCGGCATCGTTGCCATCTGTTACCTATTAGAGATCTTTATAGCCCATCCTAATAGTACAGCCATTCTTCAAGGAATTCTCGTTCCAGAGCTCAAATCTGGAGACAGCCTTTATCTAGCAGCTGGCATTCTTGGGGCTACCGTTATGCCCCATGCTATATATCTGCACTCCGCTTTAACCCAAGACAGAATCGTTACAACCGATTCCTTAAGCAAAAAAAAATTGCTCCAATATTCCCTCGTTGACGTTTTTTTAGCCATGAGCATCGCAGGACTGATCAACATGGCTATGTTAATCGTTTCTGCAGCTACCTTTCATCAAGAAAACGTCAGTCCAAATGGATTAGAAGCAGCTTACCGTACCCTTATCCCTATTTTGGGTCAATTTGCTTCTTTTGTTTTTGGACTGTCTTTGTTGGCTTCCGGGATTTCTTCATCAACTGTTGGAACACTGGCTGGACAGATCATTATGCAGGGATTCATCCATTTTAGTTTTCCGTTGTGGTTTCGAAGGCTTTTTACCATGATCCCAGCTATCTTTGCGATACTTCTAGGCATAGATCCCACCAAGCTGATGATCTTTTCCCAGGTGGTTTTAAGTTTTGGGATAGGCTTTGCCCTAGTCCCTCTTCTTCTCATTAGTCAGAACAAGAAAGTCATGGACAGTTTTGCTTTAGGTCCCTTAAGCTCTTTGATTGGATGGGCTATCGCCACCTGCATCATTCTTCTAAACCTATTTCTTTTAGTAGATTCAATTTTGAAAATCTTCTAAAATGACCAAAAATGGAATTATCTATTCCCTAAAAGTACACAATGCTAACCATCTTCAATTCCAGAGGGACATAGACCAAATATGAAAAAAATAACAAAGCCTCTTTTAGCTCCCTATAAACCCAAAGCCTTCAGCCTTTTTACTGAGTTGGATATTTATCTTTTTAAAAGAGGAAGTCACTATAACCTCTACGAAAAGTTAGGATCCCATCTTTTAAGTTATGAAGGGAAAAAAGGGGCCTATTTCGCTGTATGGGCCCCTAATGCTCAATGGGTTTCGGTCATTGGAAGCTTTAATGGATGGGATCCAAAAGCAAATCTGATGTCGTTTAGAGAAGATCAGAGTGGAATTTGGGAAACGTTTATCCCTGGTGTAACCAAAGGAGACCTCTATAAATATCACATCATTTCGAAAGCAGACGGCTCTGTCCACATTAAAGGAGATCCTTATGCCTTTTTATGGGAAATTCCTCCTAAAAGTGCCTCTGTTGTCTGGAACTTAGATTACACTTGGCTAGACAAAGATTGGATGGACAAAAAAGCTAAACACAACGGATTGAATTCTCCATGGAATATTTACGAAGTGCATTTGGGATCATGGAAAAGAAAAGCTGCCGAAAACAACCGTTTCCTCTCTTACCGGGAGTTAGCTCCCCTTTTAGCCAACTATGTAAAGGAAATGGGATATACACACGTTGAATTTCTCCCTGTCATGGAACATCCTTATTATGGTTCATGGGGTTACCAATCCTTAGGCTACTTTGCTCCAACCAGTCGTTATGGTCTACCTCAGGATTTTATGTTTTTAATCGATTATTTGCACCGCAATGGTATTGGAGTAATCCTTGATTGGGTACCTTCCCATTTTGCAACCGATGGACATGGTCTTGGAGTCTTTGATGGCACACACCTATACGAACATGCTGATCCTCGACAAGGCTACCACCCTGATTGGGGAAGCTATATTTTCAACTATGGTCGCTATGAAGTGAAGGAATTTTTGATCAGTAGTGCTCGGTTTTGGATTGAAAAATATCACATTGACGGATTGAGGATAGATGCAGTAGCTTCAATGCTTTATCTCGATTACTCAAGGAAACCAGGAGAATGGATCCCTAATAAATATGGGGGAAATGAAAATCTAGAGGCTATCGCTTTTTTGCGCACACTGAGCGAAACGCTTTATAAGGAATTCCCCGGTATACAGCTTATTGCTGAAGAATCAACGGCTTATCCCATGGTTACTCGACCTACCTATGCCGGAGGGCTCGGTTTTGGATTCAAATGGAACATGGGTTGGATGCATGACAGCTTATTTTACTTTTCCCTGGACCCCATTTTCAGGAAATACCATCAAAACCGGCTTACT
The DNA window shown above is from Methylacidiphilum caldifontis and carries:
- a CDS encoding Nramp family divalent metal transporter, whose translation is MKTTQRDLPVKRSTVDSWVIQRAKEILEGKEPKIINRLFPFIGPAFITAIAYIDPGNYATNIESGSKFGYNLLWVVLLSNLMAMFVQWLSAKLGMITGKNLPEWIRDWLNCPLLCYFYWIQAEVMAIATDMAEFIGAAIGFKILFGLPLIWGALLTATITSLILYLQKQGFRLLEITVGSFVGIVAICYLLEIFIAHPNSTAILQGILVPELKSGDSLYLAAGILGATVMPHAIYLHSALTQDRIVTTDSLSKKKLLQYSLVDVFLAMSIAGLINMAMLIVSAATFHQENVSPNGLEAAYRTLIPILGQFASFVFGLSLLASGISSSTVGTLAGQIIMQGFIHFSFPLWFRRLFTMIPAIFAILLGIDPTKLMIFSQVVLSFGIGFALVPLLLISQNKKVMDSFALGPLSSLIGWAIATCIILLNLFLLVDSILKIF
- a CDS encoding metal-dependent transcriptional regulator translates to MKKTKTYESIELSSSQEDYIKEIFHLAERGEPVTTLALAQKIGVKAASVTEMVKKLTKLGLVQRKPYYEISLTETGIRIAMEILRHHRLLETFLVEKLGYQWDEVHGEAERLEHVISEQFEQAIAKLLNHPLRDPHGDPIPSQELVMPFEEQEQELVTLDKGEKAEVKRIIAQDPQSLRFFNTLGLLPGTMVEVLEVSAEEITLQIWGKAPHQASIPLFIGKKIKVIPRQLPHRECSKEL
- the glgB gene encoding 1,4-alpha-glucan branching protein GlgB yields the protein MKKITKPLLAPYKPKAFSLFTELDIYLFKRGSHYNLYEKLGSHLLSYEGKKGAYFAVWAPNAQWVSVIGSFNGWDPKANLMSFREDQSGIWETFIPGVTKGDLYKYHIISKADGSVHIKGDPYAFLWEIPPKSASVVWNLDYTWLDKDWMDKKAKHNGLNSPWNIYEVHLGSWKRKAAENNRFLSYRELAPLLANYVKEMGYTHVEFLPVMEHPYYGSWGYQSLGYFAPTSRYGLPQDFMFLIDYLHRNGIGVILDWVPSHFATDGHGLGVFDGTHLYEHADPRQGYHPDWGSYIFNYGRYEVKEFLISSARFWIEKYHIDGLRIDAVASMLYLDYSRKPGEWIPNKYGGNENLEAIAFLRTLSETLYKEFPGIQLIAEESTAYPMVTRPTYAGGLGFGFKWNMGWMHDSLFYFSLDPIFRKYHQNRLTFSAWYAFQENFILSLSHDEVVYGKGSLLRKMPGDNWQKFANLRALFSYQFFFPGHKLLFMGSEFGQWDEWYHEKSLDWHLASEGLHSQLCFMVKSLNFIYKSERALYESNFSPKGFYWIDFSDYEKSIISFVRRSLDNKEHILCIFNFTPVPRENYLIGAPYPGYWRTIFNSDAPEYGGSGIGNIQGEEAAKLVWQGQPYSLSLTLPPLACIAFKKTIHKDEDQLEN
- the tpiA gene encoding triose-phosphate isomerase, whose translation is MNVRKKIIAGNWKMNKTVSEAKAFVHVLLKELEEYSAADVVICPPFTALQAICDLLSQSSSHVRLGAQNLFPASHGPYTGEISPWMLREFFCHYVIVGHSERRIHLGETDLFINKKVKAALSASLHPILCIGENLEERQQGLWKEKISQQLQLGLKEVEEKQLADCVIAYEPIWAIGTGKNATPEQAQEVHLFIREEISRLFSLQSAQKLRIQYGGSVSPENAQELLLCPDIDGLLIGGASLDVRTFCSIILNSTA
- the acnA gene encoding aconitate hydratase AcnA: MSSFFPLSSLLKNFLIPGSKTSYSFVSLPDFESLFFPQLKKLPVSLRIIFESVLRNHLDKKAKKEDVEKFLSWPHVSKEEIPFYVGRILLQDFTGVPLLVDLAALRAAVYKAGKNPKEVEPLIPVDLVVDHSIQVDTFGVKNALEYNLEKELERNSQRYSFLKWAQSAFSRLRIFPPGLGICHQVNLEYLAQGVLSQQKENSVLIYPDSLLGTDSHTTMINGLGIVGWGVGGIEAEAAMLGEAYYMSIPEVVGVRLLGSLREGVMATDLVLTLTEKLRKEGVVGKIVEFFGPGVPFLSVPDRATVANMAPEYGATMGFFPIDEKVLLYLKQTGREQNLVSLVEHFYKAQHLFGVPQNPEDILYSHVVELDLDSVEPSISGPRRPQDRLSLPELPQKFLSLLTQPSSVQGYGKEPEIIKKRYRVAPYPFLKVTERQTEEIGDGSVVIAAITSCTNTSNPLAMIGAGLLAKKAVLKGLKVPGFVKTSLAPGSRVVEDYLQKSGLQKYLDQLGFAIVGFGCTTCIGNSGPLSEEIEQTIKDNNLIVASVLSGNRNFEARIHPLVRANFLMSPPLVVAFALAGSVLKNLWVEPIGKDWQAKEVFLRDLWPSSSEIQEVLAKTISPEAFKRLYTEFLEENRSWEAIDYQTGDLYSWDPYNTYIQYPPFFEESLKGNSLKPYPIVKARALCILGDSITTDHISPAGVIPLKSPAGSYLSNQGVSFKDFNSYGSRRGNHHVMVRGTFGNVRLKNLMVQGKEGGYTRHMPDGVEMSIYDAAMLYEKEKVPLIVFAGKEYGSGSSRDWAAKGTRLLGVRAVIAESFERIHRSNLIGMGVLPLEFEKGQSVKTAKIDGTELFSIPESKDFIKPGQRVFLEIERTDGSFEKIPLICRIDNEAEYNYYVQGGILAYILNRFLNSSSKDR
- the secG gene encoding preprotein translocase subunit SecG; amino-acid sequence: MYNFIIGFFLFLYVLVCAFLIFVILMQRSKQEGLGAAFGSSVTDTLFGAHTSSILIKITVWLAAFFFFLSLLLDFLNGHRISKQTLIQQKLHKADVEQKQPISPHK
- a CDS encoding phosphoglycerate kinase; the protein is MKISIRDIPLKGKRVLVRVDYNVPLELDKATNSYVVTDQTRILETLDTLKYLIDQDAKIILISHLGRPKGKKNTKESLAPVAPLLSGLLGTKVKFIGDCIGPEVDKEKESLKEGEVLLLENTRFYAGEEKNDPEFAKALASHIDVYVNDAFGSAHRAHASTEGVCHFVKQKAIGFLMEKELKYLGEELKDPQRPFVVILGGAKVSDKIEVINKLLEKADCLLIGGAMAYTFLLTMGHKVGKSLVETDKKAVAQEALEKAKERKVKFLLPIDHLVAESIDFEQKIAKTLEFTAAIDIPEQRLGVDIGPQTMEAYRKEIITAKTLLWNGPMGIFEIPGCEKGTFSIAKSIAENPSAVSIVAGGDSIKALHRSGLSDKVSFISTGGGATLDFLKGKVLPGIESIPDK
- a CDS encoding thioesterase domain-containing protein produces the protein MKIGFYGLGPASFPYVNYSLARLNEIQLATVFPPLSSLRLYSICCLIEKKTEPLILFGYSRGAITALKLCKILSHRQKTIQFLYLIDPISYYRQRIWIPENVEQGFACFQRNGARTPFLFGQFGKGVREYLCKNPLKVRFETEQVRVLKNAQPAMHEDMVHYCFFEAKITLLSILRTAV
- a CDS encoding peptide ABC transporter substrate-binding protein — protein: MLFFFISSLLLASFLFFLEGCNSNPAVNRIVIVNGPEPESLDPQVITGQLEGRIVNALFEGLTTWNAKGEIVPAVAEKWDCLEEGTLYRFYLRKAYWNNGKPVVANDFVLSWERALNPKQGSRYADLFFWIKGAKDYNEGKIKDFSSVGIKAYGDTVLEIKLDYPIPFFLQLVAEPVFFPLPMDTIKIYGEDWIKVGNMVCNGPYVLKEWRINDRIVLKKNPYYWGQTTIQTPELVLLTTSKASTAFNLFYCGIADIILDKGLVPTFFLDKIIHKSYFHCSPIFATYFYRINTQRKALNDSRIRRALAMAIDKSRIVKIITRGGELPAGSITPPGVPGYVSPTGLPYDPKRAQQLLAEAGYPGGKGFPPLSILYNSGELNEQIATEIQAMWYQNLGIHVGLRNQEWKVYLNSLSSLDFDIARSSWVGDYADPTTFLNLFTKSSPNNETGWFNEHYEALMHKAEKTVDEKLRFQILQEGERILVEEELPIIPLYFYSGILLYDPNKIGGIEPNLLDEHPFSKLYLKKPPNP